The following are from one region of the uncultured Fusobacterium sp. genome:
- the glyA gene encoding serine hydroxymethyltransferase encodes MTKLYEIDNEIFNIIADEKKRQNEGIELIASENFVSEAVLEAAGSILTNKYAEGYPDKRYYGGCHIVDKAEKLAIERAKKLFNVNFVNVQPHSGSQANMGVYKALLNIGDTVLGMKLDHGGHLTHGKNVNFSGKDYNIVSYSVSKEDERIDYTEVERIALETKPKMIIAGASAYSRIIDFKKFREIADKVGAYLMVDMAHIAGLVAAGVHPSPVPYAHVVTTTTHKTLRGPRGGVIMTNDEEIAKKIDKTIFPGIQGGPLMHIIAAKAVAFKEALSPEFIEYQKQIVKNAQTLAKTLEDGGLRIVSGGTDNHMMLIDVKSKGLTGAQVEKALDLAGITVNKNGIPYDTEKPMVTSGIRVGTPAMTTRGMKEKEMEEIGNFILRVMENINNEPELLKIKDEVKALCLRFPLYE; translated from the coding sequence ATGACTAAACTTTATGAAATAGATAATGAAATTTTTAATATTATTGCTGATGAGAAAAAAAGACAAAATGAAGGAATTGAATTAATAGCATCTGAAAACTTTGTATCAGAAGCTGTTTTAGAAGCTGCTGGAAGTATATTAACTAATAAATATGCTGAAGGATATCCAGATAAAAGATATTACGGTGGTTGTCATATTGTAGATAAAGCTGAAAAATTAGCTATTGAACGTGCTAAAAAACTTTTCAATGTAAATTTTGTAAATGTTCAACCACATTCTGGTTCACAAGCAAATATGGGTGTGTATAAAGCACTTCTAAATATTGGAGATACAGTTTTAGGAATGAAATTAGATCATGGTGGACATCTCACTCATGGAAAAAATGTAAATTTCTCTGGAAAAGATTATAATATTGTTTCATATAGTGTCTCTAAAGAAGATGAAAGAATAGATTATACTGAAGTTGAAAGAATAGCTCTTGAAACTAAACCAAAAATGATAATAGCTGGAGCTAGTGCATATTCTAGAATTATTGATTTTAAGAAATTTAGAGAGATAGCTGATAAAGTTGGAGCTTATCTAATGGTAGATATGGCTCACATAGCAGGGCTTGTAGCAGCTGGAGTTCATCCATCACCTGTTCCTTATGCTCATGTTGTAACTACTACTACTCATAAAACTCTAAGAGGTCCTCGTGGTGGAGTTATTATGACTAATGATGAAGAGATAGCTAAAAAAATTGATAAAACTATATTCCCTGGAATACAAGGGGGACCTCTTATGCATATAATAGCAGCTAAAGCTGTTGCCTTTAAAGAGGCTCTTTCTCCAGAATTTATAGAGTATCAAAAACAGATTGTAAAAAATGCTCAAACTTTAGCAAAAACATTAGAAGATGGTGGACTTAGAATAGTAAGTGGTGGAACTGATAACCATATGATGCTTATAGATGTAAAATCTAAAGGACTTACAGGAGCACAAGTTGAAAAAGCTTTAGACCTTGCTGGAATTACTGTAAATAAAAATGGTATTCCTTATGACACTGAAAAACCTATGGTAACAAGTGGAATAAGAGTAGGAACTCCTGCTATGACTACTAGAGGTATGAAAGAAAAAGAGATGGAAGAAATTGGAAATTTCATCCTTAGAGTTATGGAAAATATTAACAATGAACCTGAACTTTTAAAAATAAAAGATGAAGTTAAAGCTCTTTGTTTAAGATTTCCATTA
- a CDS encoding arsenate reductase family protein, translating to MSVLFINYPKCSTCINARKWLEENNIEFESRHIVENNPTKEELKKFIDLSGLPAKKFFNTSGILYREMNLKEKLTTATEDEMIEILSSNGMLVKRPLVITEKGVLIGFKKDKWEEFFK from the coding sequence ATGTCAGTTTTATTTATTAATTACCCTAAATGCAGCACTTGCATCAATGCAAGAAAATGGCTAGAAGAAAATAATATAGAGTTTGAAAGTAGACATATTGTTGAAAATAATCCTACAAAGGAAGAATTAAAAAAATTTATCGATTTAAGTGGTTTACCTGCAAAAAAATTCTTTAACACAAGTGGTATTTTATATAGAGAGATGAATCTAAAGGAAAAACTTACTACAGCTACTGAAGATGAGATGATAGAAATTTTATCTTCTAATGGTATGCTTGTTAAAAGACCTTTAGTAATTACAGAAAAAGGTGTTTTAATTGGTTTTAAAAAAGATAAATGGGAAGAATTTTTTAAATAA
- the brnQ gene encoding branched-chain amino acid transport system II carrier protein encodes MYKTKDIVLTGFALFAMLFGAGNLIFPPTVGYIVGDNWKLAAFGFCITGIGFPLMGIIASGFAGTDLDHFSDKVSPIFSRVFNTALILAIGPFLAIPRTGATAFEVMMTPYVGTENSMAKYIFLIIYFGIVLLFSLRESAVIDRIGKILTPILLVVLTIIIFKGISDPIGEVVIRETSNNFRFGFYNGYQTMDTLAAIIFASIILKTITGKHKDLGRKEQFTFLLKASIIAVCGLTIVYGGLLYIGATSTSILENKGTTQLLNDIVAKLLGKSGNMLLGICVAGACLTTAIGLTATVGDYFSSVFNTKYEKIVVVNVILSLIFASFGVDLIVKVAAPILTFIYPIAIVLIVLNFFKKYLNSRGIFIGCVVGAGVIGAIETLQMLKVCPMSLYNLYLSLPFQDYGLAWIVPSIICGIIFRVVEGIRK; translated from the coding sequence ATTTATAAAACGAAGGATATTGTTTTAACAGGTTTTGCATTATTTGCAATGTTATTCGGAGCGGGAAATTTAATATTTCCACCAACTGTTGGTTATATAGTAGGAGATAATTGGAAATTAGCAGCTTTTGGATTTTGTATTACAGGAATAGGATTTCCATTGATGGGAATAATAGCTTCAGGATTTGCTGGAACAGATTTGGATCATTTTTCAGATAAAGTTTCACCTATATTTAGTAGAGTTTTTAATACTGCATTAATTTTAGCAATAGGACCATTTTTAGCTATTCCAAGAACTGGTGCCACAGCATTTGAAGTAATGATGACTCCATATGTTGGAACTGAAAATTCAATGGCAAAATATATATTTTTAATTATATACTTTGGAATAGTTTTACTTTTTTCTTTAAGAGAGAGTGCAGTTATTGATAGAATAGGAAAGATTTTAACTCCTATACTTCTTGTAGTATTGACGATAATAATTTTTAAGGGAATATCAGATCCTATAGGGGAAGTTGTAATTAGAGAAACAAGTAACAATTTTAGATTTGGTTTTTATAATGGATATCAAACAATGGATACTCTTGCAGCTATAATATTTGCAAGTATAATTTTAAAGACAATAACAGGAAAACATAAAGATTTAGGAAGAAAAGAACAGTTTACATTTTTATTGAAAGCTAGTATTATTGCTGTATGTGGTCTTACAATTGTATATGGAGGTCTTCTTTATATTGGGGCTACATCAACATCAATTTTAGAAAATAAAGGAACAACTCAACTTTTAAATGATATAGTGGCAAAATTATTAGGAAAAAGCGGAAATATGCTTTTAGGAATTTGTGTAGCAGGAGCTTGCTTAACAACTGCTATAGGATTAACAGCAACAGTAGGAGATTATTTTAGCTCAGTATTCAATACTAAATATGAAAAGATAGTAGTTGTAAATGTTATTTTAAGTTTAATATTTGCAAGTTTTGGTGTTGATTTAATAGTTAAGGTAGCCGCTCCAATTTTAACTTTTATATATCCAATAGCAATAGTTTTAATAGTTTTAAACTTTTTTAAAAAATATTTAAATAGTAGAGGAATTTTTATTGGATGTGTAGTGGGAGCAGGAGTTATAGGAGCAATAGAAACTTTACAGATGCTAAAAGTTTGCCCAATGAGTTTATATAACTTATATTTAAGTTTACCATTTCAAGATTATGGATTAGCTTGGATAGTACCTAGTATAATTTGTGGAATAATTTTTAGAGTTGTAGAGGGAATAAGAAAGTAA
- a CDS encoding acyl-CoA dehydrogenase family protein, producing the protein MNFKFSDEQQLFLSKVSEITTKEVAPIAAQIDKDASFPIKTIKLLGENGIMGIPFDKKYGGLGMDNLTYAAAVEELSKGCASTGVIMSAHTSLCSWPIFTYGTEEQKNKYLLPLAKGEKLGAFGWTEAEAGTKTTAIKKENNYIINGKKVLITNSHEAEIFVIFAKTDLENNTISAFIVEKGTKGFSVGEAEDKMGVRGSSTAELIFDNCIIPEENLLGNLGEGFKIAMSTLNGGRIGVAAQAVGIAQGALNAAIDYVKNRMQLGKPISHHQNTQFVIADLQTKIDAARLMTYRAANMKDLGEDYGYMASMAKLFASEIAMEVTTKAVQLFGGNGYSKKFPVERMMRDAKVTEIYEGTSEVQKVVIAAHMGIK; encoded by the coding sequence ATGAATTTTAAATTTTCTGATGAACAACAATTATTTTTATCAAAAGTAAGTGAAATAACAACTAAAGAGGTAGCTCCAATAGCTGCTCAAATTGACAAAGATGCATCTTTTCCTATTAAAACTATAAAATTATTAGGAGAAAATGGTATCATGGGAATTCCTTTTGATAAGAAATATGGTGGTCTTGGAATGGATAACTTAACTTATGCTGCTGCTGTTGAAGAGTTATCTAAAGGTTGTGCCTCTACTGGTGTTATAATGTCAGCACACACTTCTCTATGTTCTTGGCCTATCTTTACTTATGGTACAGAGGAACAAAAAAATAAATATCTTCTTCCTTTAGCAAAAGGAGAAAAATTAGGAGCTTTTGGTTGGACAGAAGCTGAAGCTGGAACTAAAACAACTGCTATAAAAAAAGAAAATAATTATATAATAAACGGAAAAAAAGTATTAATAACAAATTCACATGAAGCAGAGATATTTGTCATTTTTGCTAAAACAGATCTAGAAAATAATACAATTTCAGCTTTCATTGTTGAAAAAGGAACTAAAGGATTTTCTGTAGGAGAAGCAGAAGATAAAATGGGAGTTAGAGGTTCTTCTACTGCTGAATTAATCTTTGATAACTGTATTATTCCAGAAGAAAATTTACTTGGAAACTTAGGTGAAGGATTTAAAATAGCTATGTCTACACTTAATGGAGGTAGAATAGGTGTTGCCGCTCAAGCTGTAGGAATTGCTCAAGGAGCTTTAAATGCTGCTATAGATTATGTAAAAAATAGAATGCAACTTGGTAAACCTATTTCTCACCATCAAAATACACAATTTGTTATAGCTGATCTTCAAACTAAAATTGATGCTGCTAGACTTATGACATATAGAGCTGCTAATATGAAAGATTTAGGTGAAGATTATGGATATATGGCTTCTATGGCTAAACTATTTGCTTCTGAAATTGCTATGGAAGTTACTACTAAAGCCGTACAACTTTTTGGTGGAAATGGATATTCTAAAAAATTCCCTGTTGAAAGAATGATGAGAGATGCAAAAGTTACTGAAATCTATGAGGGAACTTCAGAAGTACAAAAAGTTGTAATTGCTGCTCACATGGGAATCAAATAA
- a CDS encoding LysR substrate-binding domain-containing protein encodes MLDFRVETFIELCRTKNYTQTAENLHMTQPAVSQHIKYLEEFYGCKLFNYNKKVLTITAQGEALYKYLVTMSSDANKIKNEIKEIDPNKKSLFFGATFTIGEYVIPKIVSEISNRYPDINISLVIRDTSELLEELKKGKIDFAFIEGFFEKTEFENYLFSKEKFIGICAVNNPIATEITKLDDIINERIILREEGSGTRDIFEKILYDNNLSLNNFTKKYEIENISLIKELVEQNKGISFLYERAVAKDILMRKLAMINLENFSEEREFNFVFLKNSIHKDEYKKWYDFMKEIYNS; translated from the coding sequence ATGTTAGATTTTAGAGTAGAAACTTTTATAGAATTATGTAGAACAAAAAATTATACTCAAACGGCAGAAAACCTGCATATGACACAACCTGCAGTAAGTCAGCATATAAAATATTTAGAAGAGTTTTATGGCTGTAAGTTATTTAATTATAATAAAAAAGTTTTAACAATAACAGCACAAGGAGAAGCTTTATATAAATATTTAGTGACAATGAGTTCAGATGCTAATAAGATTAAAAATGAGATAAAAGAGATAGATCCAAATAAAAAGTCTCTTTTTTTTGGAGCTACTTTTACAATTGGGGAATATGTAATCCCAAAGATAGTATCTGAAATTTCAAATAGATATCCAGATATTAATATTTCTCTTGTTATAAGGGATACAAGTGAGTTATTAGAAGAGTTAAAAAAAGGTAAGATTGATTTTGCTTTTATTGAGGGATTTTTTGAGAAGACAGAGTTTGAAAATTATCTTTTTTCAAAGGAGAAATTTATAGGAATATGTGCAGTAAATAATCCTATTGCTACTGAGATAACTAAACTTGATGATATAATAAATGAAAGAATTATTTTGAGAGAGGAAGGTTCTGGAACAAGGGATATTTTTGAGAAAATCCTTTATGATAATAATCTTTCATTAAATAATTTTACAAAGAAATATGAAATTGAAAATATTAGTTTAATAAAAGAGTTGGTGGAACAAAATAAAGGAATCTCCTTTTTATATGAAAGAGCAGTAGCTAAAGATATATTAATGAGAAAATTAGCAATGATTAATTTAGAAAACTTTTCAGAAGAGAGAGAATTTAATTTTGTTTTTTTAAAAAATAGTATTCATAAAGATGAATATAAAAAATGGTATGATTTTATGAAAGAAATTTATAATTCGTAA
- a CDS encoding potassium/proton antiporter, with the protein MEYKILTCGILLFISLFSIRLSKKVQVPLLIMFLFIGILAGSEGIGGIYFDDAELTQQIGNFALLFILFSSALETKKSDALSALYPSGILATLGVFLTTLFAAFFTFILTDFSLKEALLFGAIVSSTDAAAVVSVLGDSNLKKKVKTVIEIESGSNDPMAYALILFIISMFKADGLSIFGGILFLIKQIVVGGVLGIVFGKITLPVGKFLKIEREEFLTIHLIAFLFICFSLSNILGGNGFLAIYLMGILVGNEKFEFKLNSFRNMRVLSWLMQIMMFVLLGLLVFPSQLGKVIISGSILAILITIVSRTAVVFLLLEKFNYNLKEKLFISWAGLKGAVPIIFSTMAITEGLRKSQSMFNMVFYIVVFSVIIQGMTLKPLARFFNLFEKEKYDNANEIDLEELEELSIKKLYIEKNSEYVNKAIKDLSLPKSMHIISIRRDDRDISPSGDVILRAGDKILFSII; encoded by the coding sequence ATGGAATATAAAATATTAACTTGTGGTATATTATTATTTATTAGTCTTTTTTCTATTAGATTGTCTAAAAAAGTGCAAGTTCCATTGTTAATAATGTTTTTATTTATAGGAATATTAGCAGGGTCTGAAGGAATAGGAGGAATATATTTTGATGATGCTGAACTAACTCAACAAATAGGAAATTTTGCATTACTTTTTATTCTTTTTTCAAGTGCCTTAGAAACTAAAAAAAGTGATGCTCTTTCAGCACTTTATCCAAGTGGAATTTTAGCAACTTTAGGAGTATTTTTAACAACTCTTTTTGCAGCTTTTTTTACTTTTATACTTACAGATTTTTCATTAAAAGAGGCTTTACTGTTTGGAGCTATTGTATCGTCAACAGATGCAGCTGCTGTGGTATCAGTTTTAGGGGATTCTAATTTAAAGAAAAAAGTAAAAACCGTAATTGAAATAGAATCTGGAAGTAATGACCCTATGGCTTATGCCTTAATACTTTTTATAATCTCTATGTTTAAAGCTGATGGACTATCAATTTTTGGAGGAATTTTATTTTTAATAAAGCAGATAGTTGTAGGTGGTGTATTAGGAATAGTATTTGGAAAAATAACTTTACCTGTTGGAAAATTCTTAAAAATAGAGAGAGAGGAATTTTTAACTATACACCTAATAGCATTTTTATTCATATGTTTTTCTCTTTCAAATATCTTAGGAGGAAATGGATTTTTAGCTATATATTTAATGGGAATCTTAGTTGGAAATGAAAAATTTGAATTTAAATTAAATAGCTTTAGAAATATGAGAGTTCTCTCTTGGCTTATGCAAATAATGATGTTCGTTTTATTAGGATTACTAGTTTTTCCAAGTCAGTTGGGAAAAGTAATAATTAGTGGAAGTATTTTAGCTATTTTAATTACAATCGTTTCTAGAACAGCTGTAGTTTTTCTACTTTTAGAAAAATTTAATTATAACCTAAAAGAAAAACTTTTTATCTCATGGGCAGGATTAAAAGGAGCCGTTCCTATTATTTTCTCTACAATGGCAATAACAGAGGGACTTAGAAAATCTCAATCTATGTTTAATATGGTATTTTATATTGTTGTATTTTCTGTTATTATTCAAGGAATGACATTAAAACCATTAGCAAGATTTTTTAACCTTTTTGAAAAGGAAAAATATGATAATGCAAATGAGATAGATTTAGAAGAGTTGGAGGAACTTTCTATAAAAAAATTATACATTGAGAAAAATTCTGAATATGTAAATAAGGCAATAAAAGATCTATCTTTACCTAAGAGTATGCATATAATTTCAATAAGAAGAGATGACAGAGATATAAGCCCTTCTGGAGATGTTATTTTACGGGCTGGAGATAAAATATTATTCAGTATAATTTAA
- a CDS encoding dicarboxylate/amino acid:cation symporter, with translation MSKKLNLTTKIFIALILGVITGLILHPFKDNPIVSKYVLNFAFNLLGNGFVRAIRMVVVPLVLCSLVIGAAGIEDVTKLGRIGVKTLIFYLSTTAFAVILALLGGNIINPGKGVNIGDIAVSNVTVSETKPFVDILLDMIPVNPAEAMATGNMLQIIVFAILVGVALSLLGDKASNIKKIFEEGNALSLKLVEIIMIFAPFGVYGLISKTFTTLGYVALLPLFKYFIGVVIILFIHCLVTYQGILVLFGKYNPIKFFKNFAPTMMVGFSTASSSACLPSSLKSMQETFGVSKAISSFTIPLGNTINMDGTAVMQGVATIFIAQIYGIDLTMGNYITIILTATLASIGTAGVPGVGVIMLGMVLVQIGLPLEGIGLVMGIDRFVDMFRTMINITGDAVCTLVIAKTEGEKLKEAI, from the coding sequence ATGAGCAAAAAACTTAATTTAACTACTAAAATTTTTATAGCTTTAATATTAGGAGTAATTACAGGATTAATTCTGCATCCTTTTAAAGATAATCCTATTGTAAGTAAATATGTTTTAAATTTTGCATTTAATTTATTAGGAAATGGATTTGTAAGAGCTATAAGGATGGTAGTTGTACCATTAGTTTTATGTTCATTAGTTATTGGTGCTGCTGGGATAGAAGATGTTACAAAATTAGGAAGAATAGGAGTTAAAACTTTAATCTTCTATCTTTCTACTACTGCTTTTGCTGTAATTTTAGCTCTATTAGGTGGAAATATAATAAATCCAGGAAAAGGTGTAAACATTGGAGATATAGCAGTATCAAATGTAACTGTCTCAGAAACAAAGCCTTTTGTAGATATCTTACTTGATATGATACCAGTTAATCCTGCTGAAGCTATGGCTACAGGAAATATGTTACAAATTATAGTTTTTGCAATTTTAGTTGGTGTAGCTTTATCTCTTTTAGGGGATAAAGCAAGTAATATTAAAAAGATTTTTGAAGAAGGAAATGCTTTAAGTTTAAAATTAGTTGAAATAATAATGATATTTGCTCCTTTTGGAGTTTATGGATTGATTTCAAAAACATTTACAACTTTAGGATATGTGGCACTTTTACCACTATTTAAATATTTTATAGGAGTTGTAATAATTCTATTTATTCACTGTTTAGTTACATATCAAGGAATTTTAGTGTTATTTGGAAAATATAATCCAATAAAGTTTTTTAAAAATTTTGCTCCTACTATGATGGTTGGCTTCTCTACTGCTTCTAGTAGTGCTTGCCTTCCATCCTCTTTAAAATCTATGCAAGAAACTTTTGGTGTTTCTAAAGCAATATCATCTTTTACTATACCATTAGGAAATACAATAAATATGGATGGAACAGCAGTTATGCAAGGAGTAGCTACTATATTTATTGCTCAAATATATGGAATAGATTTAACAATGGGAAATTATATTACAATAATACTTACTGCTACTTTAGCTTCAATAGGAACAGCAGGAGTTCCTGGAGTTGGAGTTATAATGTTAGGAATGGTATTAGTACAAATTGGACTTCCTTTAGAAGGAATAGGACTTGTAATGGGAATAGATAGATTTGTAGATATGTTTAGAACAATGATAAATATTACAGGAGATGCAGTTTGTACTTTAGTTATTGCAAAAACTGAAGGAGAAAAATTAAAAGAAGCTATATAA
- a CDS encoding MerR family transcriptional regulator, whose product MTIAEVSKKLNISADTLRYYERIGLIPAVPRNKSGIRNYDDNSIGWINFIKCMKKAGLTIEVLIEYVSLYQQGDSTKETRKSLLIEQRKELLDRIEELKETLEYLNKKIEKYDEITVNEKKLK is encoded by the coding sequence ATGACAATAGCAGAAGTAAGTAAAAAATTAAATATTAGTGCAGATACTTTAAGATATTATGAAAGAATAGGATTAATTCCAGCAGTTCCTAGAAATAAAAGTGGAATAAGAAATTATGATGATAATTCAATAGGGTGGATTAATTTTATTAAATGTATGAAAAAAGCAGGATTAACTATAGAAGTTCTTATAGAGTATGTAAGTTTATATCAACAAGGGGATTCAACTAAAGAAACTAGAAAAAGTTTATTAATTGAACAAAGAAAAGAACTCCTAGATAGAATAGAAGAGTTAAAAGAAACTTTAGAATATTTAAATAAGAAAATAGAAAAATATGATGAAATAACAGTTAATGAGAAAAAATTAAAATAA